CGATCGCTGCAGATCGATCACAATCGTTTCGGCGATGCGATCATGCACGCACATGCGGTTCTGGTGGATGTAGTACTGCAGAAAGCCGAAGCCGCCTTCCAGCAACGACGCGCCATAACCCAGTGCTCGCTCGATCGATTGCCACCACGTGAGAGACTCGTGCATCAGCGAGACGACCTTGATCTTCATCAGCCACTTGCCAATCGTCTGCCCCTTGCCCAGCTTCAGCGCAACCGCGAAGTACAGCGTCGATTCGATGAGATGGCGGACAGTTTCCTCGCCTTCGATCAGAAACCATCCCATCGAGCCCTTCACCGCTTCATTCTCATGGTGACCGTTGAGATGAAAGACGGCACGGAAGATCGCGACCAGCAACAGGTCGATCACAATGGCCCAGGCGCGGCGCCAAAAGCTTGCGAGCGGCAGTCCGTTGAGTGCATCCATGCGAGCGGATTCGTGCGCGTGGAAAGCGCGTTCGCCGCGCCATCGCTTCATGAACATCACAGATCTCCCGGGAAGAGGTTCCCTCCACTCTAGCCGCGAGCGCGCATGCAGACAAGCCTTTGCGCTACGCTCAATGCTATGGACGATCTGCGATACGAATGCGCCACGATCGAATGGGAAGCGCTCGAGCGGTCAAAATACGTTGGGCGCATTGCGCCTTCGCCTACGGGCCTGCTGCATCTCGGCCACGCACGCACGTTCTGGGCCGCAAACTATCGCTGCGGCGCTACCAAAGGAACGATGTGGCTACGCAACGAAGACCTCGACCCGCAGCGCTCCAAGCAAGAGTACGTAGATGCCATGCGCGGAGATCTGCAGTGGCTCGGCATCACATGGGATCGTGAACTCACACAGAGCGAGCGCATGGAAGCGTATCGCGAGGCTATGCAGCAGCTACTCGCGAGCGGGCATGTGTTCGCCTGCAACTGTTCGCGCAAAGACTTGCTGCAAGCGATTCAAGCGCCGCATGAAGACACCGATGATGAGCCGATCTACAACGGCCGTTGCCGCTGCAACACTACGCGGACGCTCGAGGCCAACACGAACTATCGCTTCCGCGTGCCCGATGATGAACGCATTGCA
The nucleotide sequence above comes from Granulicella cerasi. Encoded proteins:
- the gluQRS gene encoding tRNA glutamyl-Q(34) synthetase GluQRS, with product MQTSLCATLNAMDDLRYECATIEWEALERSKYVGRIAPSPTGLLHLGHARTFWAANYRCGATKGTMWLRNEDLDPQRSKQEYVDAMRGDLQWLGITWDRELTQSERMEAYREAMQQLLASGHVFACNCSRKDLLQAIQAPHEDTDDEPIYNGRCRCNTTRTLEANTNYRFRVPDDERIAFVDGHCGPQSFLAGTTSEADFGDFLVWRKDGLPSYQLACVVDDAFQGVTEVVRGRDLLKSTARQILLQRALGLHTPRYFHTDLMRDANGVRLAKRHDALSLRALREQGHTPEQVLAMF
- a CDS encoding RDD family protein, whose amino-acid sequence is MKRWRGERAFHAHESARMDALNGLPLASFWRRAWAIVIDLLLVAIFRAVFHLNGHHENEAVKGSMGWFLIEGEETVRHLIESTLYFAVALKLGKGQTIGKWLMKIKVVSLMHESLTWWQSIERALGYGASLLEGGFGFLQYYIHQNRMCVHDRIAETIVIDLQRSRVGHAIHTDEEELAYEASEGITPETGIE